Part of the Oncorhynchus keta strain PuntledgeMale-10-30-2019 chromosome 31, Oket_V2, whole genome shotgun sequence genome, tagaggaggatcaaGATGAACCAccagagaaggaaaaggagacaTTCATGATGCGAGAGAATAAGTACTCAGAGACCTCCGGTGCTCCAGAAAGCCTATCTGTTTCAGAGGACGAGGGAGAAAAGGATCATCTGGATGGAGAAGCACATGAGAAAGATGAGACTTGCATGGAGCAAGATAATCAACACACAGACTCTCCCTCAGATGGTGAAAAAAGTTTGACTGCCTCAGTGAATGAGAGAAAAGAGGAACTGGATGATGAAGCACAGAATGCGGAAGAGGGATGCATGGAGGAAGAGGATCGGTACTCAAATGTCAGTAGCCTAGAGGGCCAAAATGAAGGAACCATCGTTAGTGAGAGCTTTAAAGAGGAAGAGCATTCATTATCCCAAGGAACTATGGACTCGCAGGGTATCGATGCATCCAATGCTCAAGATTCTGCTCACAAGCTGAATGATAATACCTGTGCCTTTGAATATCAGGATAATGACTCTTTAAATGTTGCTGGTCAAGAAAATGGCAAAAGTTCCTCTGTCATTTGTGGATTAGGCCTAGGGGGTAGCAATCAAACGTTTGAGTCTTGTTTGGAATTCCCTGAAAATCAATCGCTGAAAACTAGATTTCAGGAGATTGTTGGTAGTGGCACTCAAAGTACAAACTCAACCTATGAGGAAAGTGCAAGTGATTCCCTTCGTGGAAGTGGAGGGAAAGAGGATCACAGTAGCTTTGATTTTTTGGAGCGTTGTTTAGGTCTGAACAACTTTGGAATTGAACAGAAGTCCTGTATTGAAAATGAGTGGCTAAGACCTATCGATGAGTCAAATGTATCGTCTTGTTTGGAAGAGGACCAGGCATCCCAACAGAACCTAACGCGCCATATCGAGCCACCAGACCTTGTGAGAGCTGGTCTTGGAAACACAAGAAAGACATTTCATAAAGTATTCACAGCAGATGATGAGCAAGAAGCCCCAGTGCTAAGTGAATGCTATGGTGAACCATTGTCAAGAGAAGATTGTATGAGTGACACAGAGGGTAATCAGGAAAGGGGGGAGACCGGGTCTATTGATTCAACTGAGTTGAACCAGGAGGGAGGAGATTCAACTATTGATAACATTGAAGACGAGAGGGATTTTGAGGACCAAGCAGCTCAGTTGAAATCCTCACTGTATATGAGGAAATGCATGCACCCTATTGTACTGCTCAGGAACTCTGAATTAAAAAATGACACAGGTGGGGCTTATCAGTGTGCAGCATGCCAAAAGGCTACACAAAGTATAGACCATCTAATTGAGCACCACCATTGTAACCACTCTGAGAACAAATTAAATTTCTGTCAGACCTGTGGTACTTACATGACATGTGATTCACTAGCCAAGAAACATCAGTGTGGTATTATTGATGAAAATGCACAACTCTCTTCTAATATGAAACCACAGAAGAGAAAATCAACCGGGCATGCTTTTCACAAATGTAGATACTGCACACATACATTTTACAGACTCTGTGATTACAACAAGCATGTGCAGAGGCACTCGGGTAGAACTGAACATAAGTGTCATAGGTGTGGCTGTAACTTTTCACAATGTCGTAGTCTGAACAGACATTTACGTGAAAAGACATGCCAGCGTCGAAGTTCACATGTTCCTGTTAAACAGATTCAAACAACCCCACGTATCAGCATTTACAAGAAGGGAACTGTACATCCATATGTCCTCCCACCAAACAGCCCCTATGCCAATCTTCCAGATTGTTTTGTGAAACTAGTGGACATTTGCAAGGAGCATGTTTGTCGTCTTTGTGGGAAAAGCTTTGCAAGCAGTGCAAAACTCTACAAGCATGGATACAATGTACACCATACAAAAACCAGGTCATATAAGGTTCGGCCTAAGTGTCAGAACACATACAGGTCATATAAGTGTCAGAAATGCCTGATGACATTCAATTATTCAAGCAATTTTAGCAGGCACAAGAAAAGATGCAAAGGAGCTGAGATGAATGAGAAATTCAAGTGCCCTCTTTGCCCACGCCTTTTCAAATATTCCTACAACCGGTCCCGCCATTTGCGTGAGCAGTGCATTAAAGACTTTACACAGGGAATCTCAGGGAAAGTTGACATGAAATTTCGATGCCCCTTCTGCACCACCACCTTCACTAATGCTTCTAACCGACATAGACACATACGACTGGTGTGCCTCAAGGAATATATACACAATGAGACTTCAAGGACCAAAGCTGAATGCCAGGAAAACATGGCCCAGAAAGAATCACAAAAGCCGCCACTGAAAACAGCACTGAATCAAAATGAGCCGGGTCTCAAATGCAACTACTGTCCGGCCGTTTTTGCTCATTCTTCTGGAAAGTACAGACACATGAGGAAACATAAGTTGTTTGAAAACACTGGAAAAAAGATCAAGTTCAGGTATTCAAACCTAGTTCCCATTTCTAACAAGTCCAAGGCTAGTATTGAGGAGCCCAAAGACGGTCCACtctccagtgaagccagcagcCAGCCCTTTTCCTGTCTCTTCTGTGGAAAATGGTTCAACACTTCATATTCCCTGAAGAAACACATCTGTAGTATGCACATGGGTGACAAACCATATCGCTGCCTGGAATGTGGGAAACGTTTCGGGAAAGAAATCCATCTTGTTGCTCACAAAAAAGTGCACCAGCGAAGGATACAGTGTACTGTTTGCAAGAAGATACTTCCTACCATTGGGGACTTGATTCAACACAGGCAATCTCACATCAAAAAGGGCATGCTTCAGTGCCCAGACTGCCCATCGCAGTTCCAGTACCCAGTGTATCTTCTTCGACATATGGCATCACATCACAAACTTCAGCAAGAGCAGCCACTCAAAGAGAAAAAACAGAGGCACCCCTCAAAACTTGAGCCGCTTGGGTCCTTGCCACCAGTCAAAGAGCAGGAAGAGGGAGAAAAGTTGGGGTGCCCCATATGCCCAGAGGTCTTTCACAGTGGCACAGAACTGAGTAGTCACTGCCTAAGCCATGTATCGGAGTCCTCTTCAAGTCAGTGTCTGTTTTGTAAGCGCCTCTTCTCTTCCCGCACATCTTTGGTGCGTCATATACGCATTCATACAGGGGAGAAACCATTTTCTTGTCAGAGTTGTGGAGAATCTTTTCGTCGAAAAGAATATCTCCAGTTGCACCAAGAAAAGTGTCCAGGTCCACAAAGCAAACAAGAACTGCCCACTATCAAAGAAAGTGAAGAGGTCTCATCAAAAGCTTTGGTGACAAGAATAAGGAAAGTATACAGATGTTCATACTGTCCTCGGGAATTTGAAAAATTGCCCCGTTTATTACTGCACCACAATGGCCACATGCAAAATACAGTAACCCCCTGTCCAAAATGTGGTAAATGTTACAGACAAAGGCGCAAGTTACATGAAAGACTTTGCAATGGCTCAAACATAAAATCTATAGAGCCAGTGAGCACTGTCTGGCATCCTTGTAGGAATTGTGGGAGGAAGTTTTCAAGAGATTATAATCGAGATGTCCATGAGAGGATTTGCAACTCTGTAAAGCCCTTGCAAAAAAACACCAGCAATTCTGGCAACTCAAACATGCATCCTTGCAGGAATTGTGGAAAGTACTTTACAAGGAGTGATAATCGGAATTTCCATGAGAAGACTTGCAACTCTGCCAAGCCCTTGCAAAACAACACCATAGAAATTAGGACCAGTAGCAGGGACAAGTTGCAGCACAAATGCCCCCACTGTCCAAGCAAGTTCAAGTACAGAAGTTTTCTCCTGAGACATATTGGGTCACACACTGGAGAAAAATCATATCCATGCATGCACTGTGGTCACAGCTATGGAATCCAGTCACGATGCTTACAGCATGAAGCTTTCTGTGATGGTGTTAATAGACAAAAGCCACCAAGCGCCAGCCTTGGTGAATATAAGTGCAATATCTGCACAAAAATCTTCATGAAATCCCGAAACTTAAGGCGGCACATCCTAACTCACACAGAGGTAAAGCCATATCGCTGTAAGGCCTGTGACAGCTGTTTCTCCAGACATGATCATCTAAAACTGCACCAGAGTCGCTGCAAAGGGAAAAGACAACGTTTAGAGGTTCGCATTGCCAAAATTAGTCTTGCAGATGTTGGAAGGGGCTGGCAAAATAACCTGAACATTACCGATTCAGGAAAGCAACAGCGGTTTGACTGCAGTATATGTTCAAAGATCTTCCCCTCTCACAGCATTATGTCCCGACATATTGCCATGTCACATGCTATAAGAACCGTCAGTTCATTTACTCATGAAAAATCACTTAAGAGACATATAAACATTGGTGCATGTCAAAGATTTTACGCAAAAACAAAGCTTTCAGAAAAGCTAAATGTTACAAGCCCACCATCTCGAGAGACAAACCGACTTCTACAGAGGATCCAACTGCAATATAAAGACAAACGCAAATTCAAATGTACCTTTTGCCCTCGCCTTTTCAAAAGTGGTGAGCAATTGAGGGTGCACACCCGCTTGCATACAGGGGAGAAACCTTTTGGATGTTCTAATTGTGGTGAGAGATTTATCCGTAGGGACTACCTGCAGCGCCATTTGAACAGGTGCAAAGGGGAACCTCTTGACAGAGTGCTTTGTGACAGATGTGGCAACGTATTTTTGCAAGATGAACTCGAGAACCATCAACTGACATGTGTTGTCAAGTGTAAATCACCTGCCCGTAGTCGAACGGAGTCCACTACTCGCAGTcccccaaaagggttctcctgtgCTAATTGCAGTGCCCGCTTCCTGCTGTTCTCACAGCTCCAGCAACACTTTCTCAACACGCATAGAGACATTCCAACAAATCAGGCTTCACCTTTACAGGAGCAGTTGTCTAGCATGGTGAACATAAAAGAGGAGCCTATGGATGAAGGATATGGTGACACTTGGCAGAATAGTGATAACAATCTCATGCTTGATCAAGACTGTGATCCAAACGATATGAACAAACCCATTAAATGTCCACAGTGCAACTTGCACTTTGGAAATAAGGGTGGATTTTCCAGACACATGCGTACACATTTAGGAGAGTACCCATTCAACTGCAAGAAATGCAATAAAGGCTTTTGGAACAAAAACTTATGTCGGAAACATGTAAGGAAATGTAGACTTGTAAAGGTCACGAAGGAAGAAGTTAACACTGACTATGTAATTACTTCAGAGCTGGATCCTACTCTTAAAGAGACTGTCCTAGTCTTCAACCAAGGTTACAAAACAACAGGCACTGGGGTTTTGCAGACTAATTTCTCCTGCAAAGATGACTTGAAGGATTTAACACTGCTGAATTCCTCTGGAAATCAAGGCAAAGGAAGATCTTCCCATGATAGAAGACATAGTGGTCAACAAGTCCCAGGCAACAAGTACCAGTGCTCAGAGTGTGATAGAAGTTTCACAGATGGGCTTCTGCTCATCAGCCATTTAGAGGACCATGGGCGCGAAGAGCTAGAAAGAAAAAAGAAATTCTGCCAGCCTTGTGGTAAGACGTTTACTAATCCTTCAGACCTAGCAAGGCATATGAGAGGCCACTGGAATGAGAAGATATTTTCTTGCCCACAATGTCCACAGACTTTTCCCTGTCCTTCTGACCTTGACATCCATAGAACTTGTCATGACTCAAATAGACCATTTGTCTGCAAAGAGTGTCAACAAAGGTTTTGGACTAGTCAATCTTTAGAAAACCATCAAAGCCAAGCTCATTCAAAAGAACTAATTCATACATGCCATGTCTGTAACAAGAACTATTCAATCAGAAGTTCACTTGTTAAACATATTAGGATGAAGCATCAAACCCAGAAGAACATGGATGTTGTTATCCACGTGAAGGAAAAGGAGACTGCAGTGCAAGAGAAATTTGACATGGACGTTGATGTGGATGGAGGAAGTAATGCAAGTAATGATGAAGATGAAAATGATGCTAATGAGGACAATGACTCTGACTCTGCAGACTACTTCCCCTGCCATGTCTGTGGGAAAACGTTCACCACATCAGAAAGCCTTGAGGATCACCAACGCTGTCACCTCGGTGAAAAACCTCATGAGTGTGCAGAATGTGGCAAATGTTTTTTCCAGGCAGGCCAACTGCAACAGCACCTTCGGAGCCACAAGTCTGAGTATCAGTGTCAAATATGTGGCAGAGGCTTTGTCTCACTCTTTGCCTTACGCAAACACAAGCATACTCATGGAAAGAGCCGTCAACACCGTTGCTCCAAGTGCCCGCTCAGCTTCACAGGGCCCTCGCAGCTGGCAGAGCACATGGGCACCCACCGCGATGACAATTTCCCCTGTGATATATGTGATCGCACATTCTCCTGCAAGATGAGTCGGGCAGAGCACCGGAAAATCCACACTGAGACAGAGGATGTTCCACCAGAGAGGACTGCATCCCCCTCTCCAACTGCCTCTTCCTCTACAATGAAACACCTTCAATATCGCTGTGGGGTTTGTAATGAACGTTTCAAAGAACCAGAACAACTGTCTGAGCATGGGTGCCTGGCTGCCAGAGAGCGACCTTATTCATGCCATGAATGTAATAAGCATTTCTTGCATGCGTCTCACTTAAATAAGCATGAGCTCAGTCACTACCAAATACCACAATCATACGTGTATCGGTGCAATCAATGCCACATGAGTTTCAACT contains:
- the LOC118380325 gene encoding uncharacterized protein LOC118380325 isoform X1, with product MAQGFNTCFRKLPPLSSDSRTLNVPLDSEDSLAHHLESLIEHNDLSNTVVSPENISSDLNLSSNFFSNSNTSSDFVQQKYYDDIVWQDEGQPVHHEGQFNHTSNSLFASARAASSSNCLSTSGADLNPHDLKQECDLLNPSIPEDYSDVSSCSESDVDRTGPSCEMLKHGSNDSPLVADDEKENECAWKSPETNTGSPESMSTTESEVEEDQDEPPEKEKETFMMRENKYSETSGAPESLSVSEDEGEKDHLDGEAHEKDETCMEQDNQHTDSPSDGEKSLTASVNERKEELDDEAQNAEEGCMEEEDRYSNVSSLEGQNEGTIVSESFKEEEHSLSQGTMDSQGIDASNAQDSAHKLNDNTCAFEYQDNDSLNVAGQENGKSSSVICGLGLGGSNQTFESCLEFPENQSLKTRFQEIVGSGTQSTNSTYEESASDSLRGSGGKEDHSSFDFLERCLGLNNFGIEQKSCIENEWLRPIDESNVSSCLEEDQASQQNLTRHIEPPDLVRAGLGNTRKTFHKVFTADDEQEAPVLSECYGEPLSREDCMSDTEGNQERGETGSIDSTELNQEGGDSTIDNIEDERDFEDQAAQLKSSLYMRKCMHPIVLLRNSELKNDTGGAYQCAACQKATQSIDHLIEHHHCNHSENKLNFCQTCGTYMTCDSLAKKHQCGIIDENAQLSSNMKPQKRKSTGHAFHKCRYCTHTFYRLCDYNKHVQRHSGRTEHKCHRCGCNFSQCRSLNRHLREKTCQRRSSHVPVKQIQTTPRISIYKKGTVHPYVLPPNSPYANLPDCFVKLVDICKEHVCRLCGKSFASSAKLYKHGYNVHHTKTRSYKVRPKCQNTYRSYKCQKCLMTFNYSSNFSRHKKRCKGAEMNEKFKCPLCPRLFKYSYNRSRHLREQCIKDFTQGISGKVDMKFRCPFCTTTFTNASNRHRHIRLVCLKEYIHNETSRTKAECQENMAQKESQKPPLKTALNQNEPGLKCNYCPAVFAHSSGKYRHMRKHKLFENTGKKIKFRYSNLVPISNKSKASIEEPKDGPLSSEASSQPFSCLFCGKWFNTSYSLKKHICSMHMGDKPYRCLECGKRFGKEIHLVAHKKVHQRRIQCTVCKKILPTIGDLIQHRQSHIKKGMLQCPDCPSQFQYPVYLLRHMASHHKLQQEQPLKEKKQRHPSKLEPLGSLPPVKEQEEGEKLGCPICPEVFHSGTELSSHCLSHVSESSSSQCLFCKRLFSSRTSLVRHIRIHTGEKPFSCQSCGESFRRKEYLQLHQEKCPGPQSKQELPTIKESEEVSSKALVTRIRKVYRCSYCPREFEKLPRLLLHHNGHMQNTVTPCPKCGKCYRQRRKLHERLCNGSNIKSIEPVSTVWHPCRNCGRKFSRDYNRDVHERICNSVKPLQKNTSNSGNSNMHPCRNCGKYFTRSDNRNFHEKTCNSAKPLQNNTIEIRTSSRDKLQHKCPHCPSKFKYRSFLLRHIGSHTGEKSYPCMHCGHSYGIQSRCLQHEAFCDGVNRQKPPSASLGEYKCNICTKIFMKSRNLRRHILTHTEVKPYRCKACDSCFSRHDHLKLHQSRCKGKRQRLEVRIAKISLADVGRGWQNNLNITDSGKQQRFDCSICSKIFPSHSIMSRHIAMSHAIRTVSSFTHEKSLKRHINIGACQRFYAKTKLSEKLNVTSPPSRETNRLLQRIQLQYKDKRKFKCTFCPRLFKSGEQLRVHTRLHTGEKPFGCSNCGERFIRRDYLQRHLNRCKGEPLDRVLCDRCGNVFLQDELENHQLTCVVKCKSPARSRTESTTRSPPKGFSCANCSARFLLFSQLQQHFLNTHRDIPTNQASPLQEQLSSMVNIKEEPMDEGYGDTWQNSDNNLMLDQDCDPNDMNKPIKCPQCNLHFGNKGGFSRHMRTHLGEYPFNCKKCNKGFWNKNLCRKHVRKCRLVKVTKEEVNTDYVITSELDPTLKETVLVFNQGYKTTGTGVLQTNFSCKDDLKDLTLLNSSGNQGKGRSSHDRRHSGQQVPGNKYQCSECDRSFTDGLLLISHLEDHGREELERKKKFCQPCGKTFTNPSDLARHMRGHWNEKIFSCPQCPQTFPCPSDLDIHRTCHDSNRPFVCKECQQRFWTSQSLENHQSQAHSKELIHTCHVCNKNYSIRSSLVKHIRMKHQTQKNMDVVIHVKEKETAVQEKFDMDVDVDGGSNASNDEDENDANEDNDSDSADYFPCHVCGKTFTTSESLEDHQRCHLGEKPHECAECGKCFFQAGQLQQHLRSHKSEYQCQICGRGFVSLFALRKHKHTHGKSRQHRCSKCPLSFTGPSQLAEHMGTHRDDNFPCDICDRTFSCKMSRAEHRKIHTETEDVPPERTASPSPTASSSTMKHLQYRCGVCNERFKEPEQLSEHGCLAARERPYSCHECNKHFLHASHLNKHELSHYQIPQSYVYRCNQCHMSFNYRHNFVSHLNEHGDDEAAAEALKGGSLTNAWETVSEKRTIYKCPICPHRFAHAIELASHLSIHSENTFACSVCKLTFPNKSKLEEHERSHLTAATQYECTECGQSFLGSDFPQHHCARRQHAVIDHERPHLSNRQSMEEELDVGDDFFNCTVCLMRFSSRGSLQQHLNKEHHNERPFKCQSCGKTFALKRYLRDHERRQHKFGTERAHPTYKATDSESQYKCSVCPKTLTSAHDLSLHMKVHTEQESGGDHRCDMCYKSFSRLSLLRQHQESHVGQVVYECTECDKAFAFPHLLEEHQMSHAAGP
- the LOC118380325 gene encoding uncharacterized protein LOC118380325 isoform X2 — translated: MAQGFNTCFRKLPPLSSDSRTLNVPLDSEDSLAHHLESLIEHNDLSNTVVSPENISSDLNLSSNFFSNSNTSSDFVQQKYYDDIVWQDEGQPVHHEDDEKENECAWKSPETNTGSPESMSTTESEVEEDQDEPPEKEKETFMMRENKYSETSGAPESLSVSEDEGEKDHLDGEAHEKDETCMEQDNQHTDSPSDGEKSLTASVNERKEELDDEAQNAEEGCMEEEDRYSNVSSLEGQNEGTIVSESFKEEEHSLSQGTMDSQGIDASNAQDSAHKLNDNTCAFEYQDNDSLNVAGQENGKSSSVICGLGLGGSNQTFESCLEFPENQSLKTRFQEIVGSGTQSTNSTYEESASDSLRGSGGKEDHSSFDFLERCLGLNNFGIEQKSCIENEWLRPIDESNVSSCLEEDQASQQNLTRHIEPPDLVRAGLGNTRKTFHKVFTADDEQEAPVLSECYGEPLSREDCMSDTEGNQERGETGSIDSTELNQEGGDSTIDNIEDERDFEDQAAQLKSSLYMRKCMHPIVLLRNSELKNDTGGAYQCAACQKATQSIDHLIEHHHCNHSENKLNFCQTCGTYMTCDSLAKKHQCGIIDENAQLSSNMKPQKRKSTGHAFHKCRYCTHTFYRLCDYNKHVQRHSGRTEHKCHRCGCNFSQCRSLNRHLREKTCQRRSSHVPVKQIQTTPRISIYKKGTVHPYVLPPNSPYANLPDCFVKLVDICKEHVCRLCGKSFASSAKLYKHGYNVHHTKTRSYKVRPKCQNTYRSYKCQKCLMTFNYSSNFSRHKKRCKGAEMNEKFKCPLCPRLFKYSYNRSRHLREQCIKDFTQGISGKVDMKFRCPFCTTTFTNASNRHRHIRLVCLKEYIHNETSRTKAECQENMAQKESQKPPLKTALNQNEPGLKCNYCPAVFAHSSGKYRHMRKHKLFENTGKKIKFRYSNLVPISNKSKASIEEPKDGPLSSEASSQPFSCLFCGKWFNTSYSLKKHICSMHMGDKPYRCLECGKRFGKEIHLVAHKKVHQRRIQCTVCKKILPTIGDLIQHRQSHIKKGMLQCPDCPSQFQYPVYLLRHMASHHKLQQEQPLKEKKQRHPSKLEPLGSLPPVKEQEEGEKLGCPICPEVFHSGTELSSHCLSHVSESSSSQCLFCKRLFSSRTSLVRHIRIHTGEKPFSCQSCGESFRRKEYLQLHQEKCPGPQSKQELPTIKESEEVSSKALVTRIRKVYRCSYCPREFEKLPRLLLHHNGHMQNTVTPCPKCGKCYRQRRKLHERLCNGSNIKSIEPVSTVWHPCRNCGRKFSRDYNRDVHERICNSVKPLQKNTSNSGNSNMHPCRNCGKYFTRSDNRNFHEKTCNSAKPLQNNTIEIRTSSRDKLQHKCPHCPSKFKYRSFLLRHIGSHTGEKSYPCMHCGHSYGIQSRCLQHEAFCDGVNRQKPPSASLGEYKCNICTKIFMKSRNLRRHILTHTEVKPYRCKACDSCFSRHDHLKLHQSRCKGKRQRLEVRIAKISLADVGRGWQNNLNITDSGKQQRFDCSICSKIFPSHSIMSRHIAMSHAIRTVSSFTHEKSLKRHINIGACQRFYAKTKLSEKLNVTSPPSRETNRLLQRIQLQYKDKRKFKCTFCPRLFKSGEQLRVHTRLHTGEKPFGCSNCGERFIRRDYLQRHLNRCKGEPLDRVLCDRCGNVFLQDELENHQLTCVVKCKSPARSRTESTTRSPPKGFSCANCSARFLLFSQLQQHFLNTHRDIPTNQASPLQEQLSSMVNIKEEPMDEGYGDTWQNSDNNLMLDQDCDPNDMNKPIKCPQCNLHFGNKGGFSRHMRTHLGEYPFNCKKCNKGFWNKNLCRKHVRKCRLVKVTKEEVNTDYVITSELDPTLKETVLVFNQGYKTTGTGVLQTNFSCKDDLKDLTLLNSSGNQGKGRSSHDRRHSGQQVPGNKYQCSECDRSFTDGLLLISHLEDHGREELERKKKFCQPCGKTFTNPSDLARHMRGHWNEKIFSCPQCPQTFPCPSDLDIHRTCHDSNRPFVCKECQQRFWTSQSLENHQSQAHSKELIHTCHVCNKNYSIRSSLVKHIRMKHQTQKNMDVVIHVKEKETAVQEKFDMDVDVDGGSNASNDEDENDANEDNDSDSADYFPCHVCGKTFTTSESLEDHQRCHLGEKPHECAECGKCFFQAGQLQQHLRSHKSEYQCQICGRGFVSLFALRKHKHTHGKSRQHRCSKCPLSFTGPSQLAEHMGTHRDDNFPCDICDRTFSCKMSRAEHRKIHTETEDVPPERTASPSPTASSSTMKHLQYRCGVCNERFKEPEQLSEHGCLAARERPYSCHECNKHFLHASHLNKHELSHYQIPQSYVYRCNQCHMSFNYRHNFVSHLNEHGDDEAAAEALKGGSLTNAWETVSEKRTIYKCPICPHRFAHAIELASHLSIHSENTFACSVCKLTFPNKSKLEEHERSHLTAATQYECTECGQSFLGSDFPQHHCARRQHAVIDHERPHLSNRQSMEEELDVGDDFFNCTVCLMRFSSRGSLQQHLNKEHHNERPFKCQSCGKTFALKRYLRDHERRQHKFGTERAHPTYKATDSESQYKCSVCPKTLTSAHDLSLHMKVHTEQESGGDHRCDMCYKSFSRLSLLRQHQESHVGQVVYECTECDKAFAFPHLLEEHQMSHAAGP